The region CTGGCAGGGCAGTGGGGGGGGTCAGGACACTTGGTCCCTGCTGTCGCCCCCTGCTCCATGTCCCTGTACTCTCTCCCCGCAGTGGATGCCACCGTGCGGGCGCTGGAGCAGGAGATCGGTGCCCACCTGCAGGACGGGCGCCGGGGGGAGCTGCTCCGTGGGGGGGTCCACGCCGTCATCGCCGGCCCCCCCAACGTGGGCAAGAGCAGCCTCCTCAACCTGCTGTGTGAGTGGGGCGCGGGGGTGGCCGCTCGCAGCGTGGACGGGGTTCCCCCTCCCTGGAGACAGCAGCTGTTATCCCCAACACTGAAAACAGAGGGGGATCCCCAGTAttgtgtccccccgccccgccccaggCCAGCGTCCGGCAGCCATCGTGTCACCGGTTGCGGGGACGACGCGGGACGTGGTGGAGGTGGCGCTGAACGTGGGCGGGTACCCCCTGGTGCTGAGTGACACGGCCGGGCTGCGCGATGCCACCGACCCCGTGGAGCAGGAGGGGGTCACCCGCGCACGGGACCGGTGAGGCCGGGGGGTCcgggctgggagggctgggaggggggcaGGATGTGACCCCTGTCCCTACCCTGTCCCTCCCCGCAACCAGGGTTCAGCAAGCAGACCTGGTGCTGGCCGTGCTGGACGCCACAGCGGTGCCCCCCGagccggcagggctgggggctgccctggggtccctgctGCCCCCCGCAACCGCCACCCCCTGCATCCTGGTGCTCAACAAGGCTGACCTGCTGCAGGGGGGCGAGGGGACCCTCCTGCGCAACGCCCGCGCCCTGGGGGGGCCCCCAACCGCCCTCCTCTCCTGCAAGACGGGCGAGGGGCTCGACCAGCTCCTGGCGCTGCTGGCGCGGCAGCTGGCGCGGCTGTGAGTGccgggggacagcgggggggaCACTGGCCACCCTGTCCCAGCTTGGGGGGTTCTCCAGGGTGTTTCCCCGCTCCCGTACAGGTGTGGGGATCCCCTGGCAGGCTCCCCCAGCCTGACGCAGAGCCGGCACAGCCTCCACCTGGGCGCCTGCGTGGCGGCGCTGGCGCGGTACGGCCGGGAGCGGGACCTGGCGCTGGCGGCCGAGCGGCTGCGGTTGGCGCGGCGGCACCTGGGCAGGATCACCGGCCACGTGGGCGCCGAGGACGTCCTGGACATCATCTTCAGGGACTTCTGCGTCGGCAAGTGAGGGGCGCAGCGGGGTTTGACGGGGTTGTCCCCCCGGCTGCGGTGACACCGGCATCGAGGATGGCGGGCGGGGGGGCTCGCGGCTCTGTGCTCGGATTAAACCGTGGTGCCTTTGGTGGCTCTGGTGTCcttcccctgtccccagtgccgTGGGACTTGGTGTCCCGGTGTTTTCCTGCCATGGGGGAGTGCATCCCGAACCGCAGAGATGGAAAAAACGACTGGGAGAGGCCCCGTTTCCTGGCGAGGAGGACAAACAAGGAGCTGGAGCGCCTGGAAGGGAAAATCCCCCCCCAGGACATCCCTCTGTGCCCTGGCATGGGGGACATGAGGCTCAGCATCCCGGCGGGTCCATCCTGGCATCCGcagtgccccccagccctggggatgaGCATTGAGGGTCTTGGGGTCCCCCCTag is a window of Caloenas nicobarica isolate bCalNic1 chromosome 27, bCalNic1.hap1, whole genome shotgun sequence DNA encoding:
- the GTPBP3 gene encoding tRNA modification GTPase GTPBP3, mitochondrial codes for the protein MALRRALKAAGRRWAQRLCSAAWGDTIFAVSSGHGRCGVAVIRTSGPGSGGALRSLTGRPELPPPRVLALRHIRDPSTAETLDRGLIVWFPGPRSFTGEDCAELHVHGGPAVVSGVLRALGSLPGLRPAEPGEFTRRAFRRGKLDLTAAEGLGDLIHAETEAQRRQALRQMEGELGRLYQRWSETLTQALAHLEAYIDFSEDDNVEEEVLSQVDATVRALEQEIGAHLQDGRRGELLRGGVHAVIAGPPNVGKSSLLNLLCQRPAAIVSPVAGTTRDVVEVALNVGGYPLVLSDTAGLRDATDPVEQEGVTRARDRVQQADLVLAVLDATAVPPEPAGLGAALGSLLPPATATPCILVLNKADLLQGGEGTLLRNARALGGPPTALLSCKTGEGLDQLLALLARQLARLCGDPLAGSPSLTQSRHSLHLGACVAALARYGRERDLALAAERLRLARRHLGRITGHVGAEDVLDIIFRDFCVGK